In Bacillus weihaiensis, the genomic stretch AAGGGAGATTCAACTAATGAAACATTTACCAGAACAAGATGCAAAGATCTTTGATGCGATTGAGCTAGAACGTAAACGTCAAGAAACAAAAATTGAATTAATTGCTTCTGAGAACTTTGTGAGTGAAGCAGTAATGGAAGCACAAGGGTCTGTATTAACGAATAAATATGCTGAAGGTTATCCAGGTCGTCGTTATTACGGTGGCTGTGAGCATGTTGATGTAGTAGAGGACATTGCGCGCGACCGTGCAAAAGAAATTTTCGGTGCAGAATATGTTAATGTTCAGCCACACTCTGGTGCACAAGCGAACATGGGTGTTTATTTCTCTATCCTTGAGCAAGGTGATACGGTGCTAGGAATGAACTTATCTCATGGTGGTCATTTAACACACGGTAGCCCTGTTAACTTCAGCGGTGTTCAATACAATTTCGTTGAGTATGGTGTTGATGAAGAAACGCATCGTATTAACTATGAAGATGTAGCAGAAAAAGCAAGACTTCATAAGCCAAAGCTAATCGTAGCTGGAGCAAGTGCATACCCAAGAGCAATTGACTTCAAGAAGTTCCGTGAAATCGCAGACGAAGTAGGTGCGTATTTCATGGTAGATATGGCGCATATTGCTGGGCTTGTTGCTGCAGGTCTCCATGAAAACCCAGTTCCATATGCGGACTTTGTCACAACGACAACACACAAAACGTTACGTGGACCTCGTGGGGGTATGATTCTTTGTAAAGAAGAGTTCGGTAAAAAAATTGATAAGTCTATCTTCCCTGGAATTCAAGGTGGCCCGTTAATGCATGTGATTGCTGCAAAAGCTGTTTCATTCGGTGAAGCCCTTCAAGATAGCTTTAAAGTGTATGCACAAAACATCATCGATAATGCAAAGCGATTAGCTGAAAAGCTTCAGTCTGAAGGCTTAACTCTTGTTTCTGGTGGAACTGACAATCACCTTTTATTAGTAGATGTACGTTCACTTGGAATCACTGGTAAAGTGGCAGAGCATGTTCTTGACGAAATCGGTGTAACTGTTAACAAAAATACAATTCCATTTGAAACAGAAAGTCCATTTGTAACAAGTGGTATTCGAATTGGAACTGCCGCTGTCACAAGCCGTGGGTTTGGTTCAGAAGAGATGGATGAGATCGGAAGCATTATCGCTTTTGCTCTTAAAAATCATGAAGACACTACTAAGCTTGAGGAAGCAAAGCAACGTGTTGAAGCATTAACAAGTAAGTTCCCTTTATATCGTAACCTGTAAAAAATATGAGCCAGATTTCTACTTTTAGGAATCTGGCTTTTTAGCGTAATTTGTCATTTAACACAACTAAACAAAAGTAGTTAAAACATCTTGAATCCTTGATATTACTGTGGTTGAGATGTTTTTTATTAGAGAAAAAACAAAAGATAAGTGTTATTAACATGTCTAAAAGAAGAGAAGTAGCGGATTCTATTCATAACTCTATCTTCATCAATCGGACCATATTGTTGTGCGAAATATTTCTAACTCAAATTGAGGATAGTCTACATTACTCAAGTAAAGGTTAGACAATTCAATACGGAATTGAAGGGTTATATAGATGGGTCAAATGATAGAGCAACGTCTTGAAGGGCTCTCCCTTAGTCGAATAGAACTTGATTTAGTAAGGATAAAAGTGTTATAAGCTTGATGAAAAGGTGTTAGAATTTACCGTAACAGTATTTAGGCTGACGAAAATCTACCCGATGGGGTGTTGTAAATCATAATGCTTGGGCTTAATGAATATGGTGAGAATGCAATAATTCTACGAGAATAAAAGAGTAAGTTGACGAACTTCTGAAGGTAAGGACCTAAACTGTTGAGTTATATCTACTATTAAATAAACTTAGGTGCTTCCTGTAGACCTGTTAATGATGTCTTTTTGATCCGAATACTTCATTAGGAATGCGTTATAGGCTGCTAATAATGTCATATAATGTGGTTCCTTTTTTATATCAAAATCCCTTATGGGGTAATACCAGTCAGATAAAGACTTATAAAATAGCAATTATTTTATTTGCATACTACTATATTTTACATTTTTTCGGGTTTTTTAGGAGGTCGACATATGAAGTGGATGGGTTAAATATTAGTGGATTACCATTTGATTTTGAGTTATTAGAATATCAATTTTATTTGTCTGTTTTTGAAGGTGAACAGAAGTTACACATGTACTTTGCATATAGCACCTTATTATTTAAAAACAGGAAACAATAGAGACACACTTGCAACAGACTATATTCAGACGTTTGAACAATTAATAGAGAATCCAGATATTACTCTTAAAGAGGTTCAACTAGATAACTTAGAAAAGATGTATCACAAAAAATAGAGGGGGGACAGGATTGAAAAGATTATCTATCTTATTCGTGTTGCTAATAGTACTAATGGGTGGAAGCTACTACACTTTACGGTTAGAGAATATGACGGATTGGTTAACCATTACCATAACATTGGCAATGATTACAGTTGGTCCAACACTAATTTACTTTTTAATTCTCAGACCAAGGTCGATGCCAAAACTATGGGTTTATCTCTCGCTTCTAGCATGTTTATGGGCTGCATACCTGATAATTCCATCATCACAAAGAGGTTATTTAAACACAATGCTATTTTGGCTTCTGCCTATAATAGAAATTAGTGTGATATTAATTGTGGTTTATGGGATAGTCAAAGGTGTTCGTGGGTATCGATCAATACAATCAGATGAAAAACACAACTTTCTAGAAGTAGTGGAGATTGCACTTGAACCAAAACTAGGAAGAGGCTTTGTTTTACATGCAGTTTTAACAGAACTAAGTGTTATTTATTATTCCATTTTTATATGGTTTAAAAAGCCAAGTATCAATTCAAATGGTATTTTTACGTATCATAAGAATTCACAAATTAAATCAATTGTTATTTTATGTTCTATATTAATTTTTGTAGAGGGAGTGCTGTTTCATTTTCTTCTTCAAATGTGGAGTGAAATTATTGCTTGGATTTTTACCGTCCTAAATGTTTACGGTTTGCTCTATATAATAGGGTTATATAATTCAGTAAAGTTTTTGCCACATGTTATTGGGGAGAATTATTTAATTATACGTCTGGGATATCAGAGTGGTATTAAAGTGGAAATTAACAATATAGAAAGTATCCAAACTGCGAAAGCAAGTAGCATCACGGATAAGGTATCCAAGGACACGTATTACTCATTGTTAAAGATAGATTCACCTCAATATGAAATTATTTTAAAAGAACCTGCTTTAATGAAAAGTTCCTATGGAAAGACAACCTATGTCAATTCGGTTGTATTTAGAGCGGATAACCCGAAGGAACTTATGGAATCTATTAAGAACATTCAAATGTCTGATTCAAATAATAGGGTGGAGGAACATTTATAATAGATACAAATCTATTTTCACCCTACAAATAAGCGAAAATTCCTACATCGAAGACCTATAATTCATAGGAAGAATTTCACACTCTTGCGATCCTGTTGCAGGAGTCAATATGACTATAGTTGAATTCCGAGCAATCAAGGGTATCAAAGCTGGTGATTACATTACGATGGACTATGAAACGGCGGAAGAAATCTTATATCAGAAGTTTTCATGCTTATGCAATAGTTTCAATTGTAGAGGAATAATCGTAGGAAAAGCAAAAATTTAGTATGGTTTGGTCATCAAGTACATGAAGGAATAAAAAATAATAATTGGAAGGTGTTGAATTATGTATAAATGTGTTAAATATGAAGGAAAACAATATTATGGGAAGCAAATGTTATTACATCTAACAGAATGTAATGATAGTTTTGCGAATAATTCTCTTAATTAAACTTGAAACTAACGTTGTTTTTCTGTAAAATCTATTGAAGTGTCTAAGAAAAGGAGATGTTTTGATGGGGAAAGTATATGTGTTTGATCATCCATTAATTCAGCATAAACTTACATATATTCGTGATGCAAAAACAGGTACGAAAGAATTTCGTGAGCTTGTAGATGAAGTAGCTAGTTTAATGGCATTTGAAATTACAAGAGATCTACCTTTAATGGAAGTAGATGTTGATACACCTGTCACAACAGCAAAGTCAAAGGTTTTAGCAGGGAAGAAATTAGGGATTATTCCAATTCTTCGTGCTGGCTTAGGTATGGTTGATGGAATTTTAAAGCTTATACCAGCCGCTAAAGTTGGACATGTTGGTCTGTATCGTGACCCAAAAACTCTTCAACCGGTTGAATATTACGTGAAGCTTCCATCTGATGTTGAGGAGCGTGACTTTATCGTTGTCGATCCTATGCTTGCTACAGGTGGATCTGCTGTAGAGGCGATTAACAGCTTAAAGAAACGCGGTGCAAAAAACATTAAGTTTATGTGCCTAATTGCAGCACCAGAGGGTGTGGATGTAGTAAAGGAAGCTCATCCTGATGTTGATATTTTTATTGCTGCATTGGATGAAAAGCTAAATGACCACGGATATATCGTTCCAGGATTGGGCGATGCCGGAGATCGTTTGTACGGAACAAAATAAGATTGAAAAGAAAACTTCTAGGGAGGAGTTTTCTTTTTTTTGTCTTGAATAGTAGAATACGGACCCTTATATCTATTTCCAGTCTGTAGTACCCCTTTTGGTACCAAAGAATCATCGAGGCACTGAGTGGGTGATTAAGCTATTTTTTCTAAATTGACAACTCTTTTAACCAAAATGGTAAAAAGTCTGTTATACTATAAGGAACATAGCGAACAGAGGGGAGAAACGAAAAAATGAAAAATGAGTGGAAGTTATTGGTGGAGATTTTTTTCTCCTTTTTAAAGATCGGACCGGTTACGTTTGGTGGTGGTTATGCAATGATTCCACTAATAGAGAGAGAAGTGGTTTCACGTAAGAAATGGGTGAAAGTCGAAGATGTAACAGATGTTTTTGCAGTAGCAGGATCGGTGCCTGGCGCTATCGCTATTAATTCAGCTACATTTATCGGCTATCGTATTGCCGGAATAAAAGGGGCTATAGCTGCAATGCTTGGAGTAATGCTTCCCACATTTTTCATTGTTATATTGTTAAGTATTTCGTTTCTCATGTTTAAAGATAATCCGAAAATAGAAGCGGCCTTTGAAGGAATCCGCCCAGCGATCGTCGCGTTAATCGCAGTTGCTGCGTTTAAAATTGGTAAAAGTGCGATCATCGATAGAACTACATTCATGACGGCTGGAGTGACAGTGTTGCTCTTGTTCGTTCTAAATGTTCACCCTATATTAACGATTGTATGTGGTGCGACTGTAGGAATTGTTTTAGTGAAAGTGAAAGAGAAATTAGGGTATGCGGTAAAGCTAGAAAACCAACAGGAAGAAAGCTATCAAAGCCCTGATTATTACCTTGGTTCAGGTATTTAAAACACGGGGGTGAGAAAATGGTTTTGTGGGATTTATTTAAGACTTTTTTTATCATTGGTTCTATCTCCTTTGGTGGCGGTTATGCGATGATTCCGGTTATCGAAGCAGAAGTCTCAAGACATGGATGGATGACAACGCAGCAATTTACAGATGTAATTGCTGTCGCGGGAATGTCTCCAGGACCTATTGCTACAAATAGTGCAATCTTTGTGGGCTATCAAACCGCCGGAATGCCGGGAGCGATTGTTTCTGCGTTAGGAATGCTAATCCCACCACTAATCATAATCTTACTTGTTGCCACCTTTTTTTATAAAGGAAATAAAAATAAAACCGTACAAGCTGCTTTTTATGGATTACGTCCTGTTATCGTCGGCTTAATTGTTTATGCAGCAATCAAGTTTGCGTTATCAAATCAAATGATTGGCGATTTTTCTTATCATACAGCTAGTTTAGTAGCAATCTGTTTGTTATCATTCTTAGCATTAACACGTTTTCGAATGCACCCTATATTTGTCATTATTCTCTCAGGACTTGTTGGAGTAACCCTCTATTCTTAAATGGTATCGGAATCAGTCTATATAGTTAAATAGAATAGGAAGTAAAAAGTTGAAGCTAATCCATTCAACGTGAATAACCTACTCTAATGAGAGACGTTGTTGTATTCAAAATACGGCAGCGTTTTTCCTTTTCATCTACATATCCCATCTACATATCCCTTTTATATATAATTTCATCACTCATTTTACTGATAATTCCTGCATCTAAATAAGCAAAATTCTCCATGCCTTCACATGTTTCCCTCTTCCTTCGCACATGCTAGTAATGAGGTGATAGATGATGAGGAAATTCATACGATTCATACCTATACTTATTATAATATGCACACTATTCGACACTCCTATTTTACATGCAGAAACATACCCTAATAAGCCTGAGCTTCCAGAAGAGGAAAAGGAAGCGATAAATAGAATGCTTGTGATCGTTGATTCCAATTCCTACGATGCTGTGAAACATAAGGTTGAGAAAATGAAAAAAGTGAAAATCCTACATACGTATGAGCATGCGTTTCATGGGTTTTCTATAGAAGGAGATCCGCTAGTTCTTCAAACCATAAATGAGCTAGAAGGGGTTCGCCATGCAAGTGAAGTGATAACGTATGCTCCTCATCTTATGGAAAATGTGACGTTAATCGGTGGTGATGAGGTACGTGGAATGTATGATCAAGAAAAACGACGATTAACAGGAAAAGGAGTGAAGGTGGCCGTTATTGACACGGGGGTTGATTATCATCACCCTGACCTTGATCAAAACTATACTGGTGGCATGGACTTTATTGATGGTGACGAAGATCCCATGGAAACATTGGCTGAAGATGGTGATGAAACATTACACGGAACACATGTGGCTGGCATTATTGCGGCAAATGGAAGGCTAAAAGGTGTTGCCCCTGAGGCGGAGATTATTGCTTACCGAGCACTAGGTCCTGGTGGTATGGGGTCATCGGATCAAGTGATAGCAGCTATTGATCAAGCAATCGAGGATAAGGTAGATATCCTTAATCTTTCCTTGGGAAATAACGTGAATGGTCCTGATTGGCCGACGAGTCGTGCACTTGATCGAGCAGTTGAGGCTGGAATTGTAGCAGTAACATCTAGTGGTAACTCTGGTCCAGGAGTGTGGACAGTAGGTTCACCTGGAACGTCTGCGAAGGCTATATCTGTTGGTGCTTCCTCACCCCCGTTAAAAAAACCATACTTACAGATTGCTGGACTGAAGGAGAAAATAGTGATTGAACCGTTACAAGGAGCAAGTCCGTGGGATCTCACCTCTGTTCATCACATTGTAGAAGCGGGAATTGGAGAGAAACAAGACCTATTAAAGGATGTGAAGGGGCAAATTGCCCTTATTGAAAGAGGGAAGCTTTCTTTTACGGAGAAAGTATTGAATGCCAAGGATGCTGGTGCAAAAGCAGTAATCATATCAAATAATCTGAAAGGGAATTTTATCGGATCATTAGAAATCCCGGTTGAGATTCCAGTAGTCTCTGTTTCAAAAGAAGATGGAAACAAAATAAAAAAACAGATACAGAAATCGCAATCCTCTGTAAGGACAATCTTTCAAGAAGAAAAGGATACGCTAGCTGATTTTAGCTCAAGAGGACCTGTTACGAATACATGGGCAATTAAACCAGATGTGGTTGCGCCGGGTGTAGCAATCGAAAGTACTGTACCAGATGGTTATATGGCATTACAAGGGACAAGTATGGCGGCTCCGCATGTTGCAGGTGCATGTGCACTTATAAAACAAGCACATCCAAATTGGAACCCCGAACAAGTGAAAGCATCACTGATGAATACAGCATCAAGGCTTATTGATAAAGAAAAGCATCTTTTAAAACCAACAGAGCAAGGAACAGGACGGATTAATATAACGAAGGCAATTGAAGCCGAGGTGTTAGCTTATCCAGGTAGCTTTAGTTTTGGGAAATTCGAACGTCATCAAACTAGGGCGAAAAGAGTTTGGACACTTACGCTAGATAATCAGTCTGATGATAGACAAAAGATTTCATTTGTTACTCCTAAAAGTAAGCAAGGTATTTCATGGTCGTTACCTAAGACGATCTATTTAGAGAAGGGAGAAAAAAAGGAGATGACAATAGGAATTGACATCACACCATCCTTAGTTGAAGCTGGCATTCATCAAGATTGGTTGGAACTAGAGCAAGGAAATCATATTCTAAAGCTTCCATATCTATATGTGATCGATGAGCCGAACTATCCGCGTGTAATGGGCTTTGAATTTGGCTACAGTGATAAAAAAAACGCATATATGTATCAAACCTATTTGCCAGGAGGAGCAGATGAGCTAGGAGTAGCATTATACGATCCAGATACAATGGTGTTTCTAGGATTTTTAGATTGGAAGAGAAATGTTTCGAGGGGACTTTTTGAGAGGGAAATTAATATAGAAACTACAAAATGGAAGGATGGCGTATATAAAGCAATCCTTTTTGCGAAAAAAGATGGACTGGAAAATCAAGTAGAAGCAGATATTTTACTAGGTGAATAATTAATGAACATAATTATGTCAAGAGGAAATGTGAACAATTTGTGATGTTTCTTACAAAGTTGTGAACTAATAACTTGAAACAGATTGACATGTCCAATATGCTATTGTATGCTATACGAGGGTGTAATGATAAGGTTTTCAAAACCTGAAAAAACCCACAGTTTAACCCCTAAATCCGTTATAAATCTATAGTGAGGATTTATAAAATGCGACAAAAAAACGCCATCCACTTTATGCGATGGGCCTCAAGGCAGCTATCCTTTCTCACTTAGTAGGACCGACAATTATTGGTGTTTTTGTTGGGAGATGGGTAGATAGCTATTTTAAATCAGAGCCTCTGTTTTTAATCGTAGGTCTTCTGCTCGGGCTAGGAATTGGAATTTACGCCATGTACCATTTAGTCCAACACTATTTTTCAGGAGATTAACATTTCATGTTTGATTTACAACTAATGTTTCACAGTTATAAGAAGTACATATTCTATCTACTAGCCCTTTATGTATTGGGCTGGGGGCTAACGGATTATCAACAGATCTTCTTAGGCCTCATTATTGGAACAAGCATCAGTTTTTATAATTTGTGGATGTTGGTTAGAAAATCTACTCAATTTGGAGAAGCGCTAGCAAATGGGCGGAAAGTGACATTAGGAACAGCCACTAGAATGGCTTCAGCTATTGTCGGTGTTTTTTTTGCCTTGAAATTTCCTGAGTATATAGATTTGATAAGTGTAGTTTTGGGATTAATGACGATGTACGTTGTCATTATGATAGATTTTTTATTGAAGCATTTACGTTAATAGCTGGAAGAGAGGTGAATCAATTTGAATCATGGAAGTCCTGTGATAGATTTATTTGGTTTAACTTTTAATTTATCAAATGTCTTAATGATTACTATTGCAAGTGCGATTGTCTTTTTAATAGCTATTATTTGTACACGCACACTAGCAATGAAACCTACCGGTGCACAGAACTTCATTGAATGGATATTAGATTTCGTAAGAAACATTATCAGCAGTACAATGGACTGGAAAACAGGTAGTCGATTTATAACACTAGGCTTTACAGTGTTACTATATGTTTTTGTATCAAATATGTTAGGGTTACCT encodes the following:
- the glyA gene encoding serine hydroxymethyltransferase is translated as MKHLPEQDAKIFDAIELERKRQETKIELIASENFVSEAVMEAQGSVLTNKYAEGYPGRRYYGGCEHVDVVEDIARDRAKEIFGAEYVNVQPHSGAQANMGVYFSILEQGDTVLGMNLSHGGHLTHGSPVNFSGVQYNFVEYGVDEETHRINYEDVAEKARLHKPKLIVAGASAYPRAIDFKKFREIADEVGAYFMVDMAHIAGLVAAGLHENPVPYADFVTTTTHKTLRGPRGGMILCKEEFGKKIDKSIFPGIQGGPLMHVIAAKAVSFGEALQDSFKVYAQNIIDNAKRLAEKLQSEGLTLVSGGTDNHLLLVDVRSLGITGKVAEHVLDEIGVTVNKNTIPFETESPFVTSGIRIGTAAVTSRGFGSEEMDEIGSIIAFALKNHEDTTKLEEAKQRVEALTSKFPLYRNL
- the upp gene encoding uracil phosphoribosyltransferase; the encoded protein is MGKVYVFDHPLIQHKLTYIRDAKTGTKEFRELVDEVASLMAFEITRDLPLMEVDVDTPVTTAKSKVLAGKKLGIIPILRAGLGMVDGILKLIPAAKVGHVGLYRDPKTLQPVEYYVKLPSDVEERDFIVVDPMLATGGSAVEAINSLKKRGAKNIKFMCLIAAPEGVDVVKEAHPDVDIFIAALDEKLNDHGYIVPGLGDAGDRLYGTK
- a CDS encoding chromate transporter, with the translated sequence MKNEWKLLVEIFFSFLKIGPVTFGGGYAMIPLIEREVVSRKKWVKVEDVTDVFAVAGSVPGAIAINSATFIGYRIAGIKGAIAAMLGVMLPTFFIVILLSISFLMFKDNPKIEAAFEGIRPAIVALIAVAAFKIGKSAIIDRTTFMTAGVTVLLLFVLNVHPILTIVCGATVGIVLVKVKEKLGYAVKLENQQEESYQSPDYYLGSGI
- a CDS encoding chromate transporter, with translation MVLWDLFKTFFIIGSISFGGGYAMIPVIEAEVSRHGWMTTQQFTDVIAVAGMSPGPIATNSAIFVGYQTAGMPGAIVSALGMLIPPLIIILLVATFFYKGNKNKTVQAAFYGLRPVIVGLIVYAAIKFALSNQMIGDFSYHTASLVAICLLSFLALTRFRMHPIFVIILSGLVGVTLYS
- a CDS encoding S8 family serine peptidase; amino-acid sequence: MRKFIRFIPILIIICTLFDTPILHAETYPNKPELPEEEKEAINRMLVIVDSNSYDAVKHKVEKMKKVKILHTYEHAFHGFSIEGDPLVLQTINELEGVRHASEVITYAPHLMENVTLIGGDEVRGMYDQEKRRLTGKGVKVAVIDTGVDYHHPDLDQNYTGGMDFIDGDEDPMETLAEDGDETLHGTHVAGIIAANGRLKGVAPEAEIIAYRALGPGGMGSSDQVIAAIDQAIEDKVDILNLSLGNNVNGPDWPTSRALDRAVEAGIVAVTSSGNSGPGVWTVGSPGTSAKAISVGASSPPLKKPYLQIAGLKEKIVIEPLQGASPWDLTSVHHIVEAGIGEKQDLLKDVKGQIALIERGKLSFTEKVLNAKDAGAKAVIISNNLKGNFIGSLEIPVEIPVVSVSKEDGNKIKKQIQKSQSSVRTIFQEEKDTLADFSSRGPVTNTWAIKPDVVAPGVAIESTVPDGYMALQGTSMAAPHVAGACALIKQAHPNWNPEQVKASLMNTASRLIDKEKHLLKPTEQGTGRINITKAIEAEVLAYPGSFSFGKFERHQTRAKRVWTLTLDNQSDDRQKISFVTPKSKQGISWSLPKTIYLEKGEKKEMTIGIDITPSLVEAGIHQDWLELEQGNHILKLPYLYVIDEPNYPRVMGFEFGYSDKKNAYMYQTYLPGGADELGVALYDPDTMVFLGFLDWKRNVSRGLFEREINIETTKWKDGVYKAILFAKKDGLENQVEADILLGE
- a CDS encoding AtpZ/AtpI family protein, with protein sequence MGLKAAILSHLVGPTIIGVFVGRWVDSYFKSEPLFLIVGLLLGLGIGIYAMYHLVQHYFSGD
- a CDS encoding ATP synthase subunit I, with product MFDLQLMFHSYKKYIFYLLALYVLGWGLTDYQQIFLGLIIGTSISFYNLWMLVRKSTQFGEALANGRKVTLGTATRMASAIVGVFFALKFPEYIDLISVVLGLMTMYVVIMIDFLLKHLR